The Streptomyces seoulensis genome contains a region encoding:
- a CDS encoding GAF domain-containing protein: MTHPRYTPIQQPQPGQPLPDLRHLPTRATRTAGLTTHGPTLPTRHAASPAGDHQIHTGVVMTEEEAARAQLLAELGLELSGHSLFDEIAEDLGKATGFLYGFVNLFGPNAQHFTGLFQPLPEAGHPVLDRSMRLDHGWCPDVVRRKKSLPLHDVHAAPRFSGNPVVDAVGIRSYYGSPLIHPSGVPLGTVCVADPEKRKLEESTRLRDLVAGHGERTMKAIMQGAHLR, translated from the coding sequence ATGACTCACCCGCGCTACACCCCGATACAGCAGCCGCAGCCCGGCCAGCCGCTCCCCGACCTGCGCCACCTGCCGACCCGGGCCACCCGCACCGCGGGCCTGACCACACACGGCCCCACTCTCCCCACCCGGCACGCCGCCTCTCCCGCCGGCGACCACCAGATCCACACCGGCGTGGTCATGACCGAGGAGGAAGCCGCCCGCGCGCAGCTCCTGGCGGAGTTGGGGCTGGAGCTGTCCGGGCACAGCCTGTTCGATGAGATCGCCGAGGACCTGGGCAAGGCCACCGGCTTCCTGTACGGCTTCGTCAACCTCTTTGGCCCGAACGCGCAGCACTTCACCGGCCTGTTCCAGCCGCTGCCCGAGGCGGGCCATCCCGTCCTCGACCGGAGCATGCGCCTGGACCACGGGTGGTGCCCCGATGTCGTCCGACGCAAGAAGAGCCTGCCCCTGCACGACGTCCACGCCGCGCCCAGGTTCAGCGGCAACCCGGTCGTCGACGCCGTCGGCATCCGCTCCTACTACGGCTCGCCCCTCATCCACCCGAGCGGCGTCCCCCTGGGCACCGTCTGCGTCGCGGACCCCGAGAAGCGAAAGCTGGAGGAGTCCACGCGACTGCGCGACCTCGTCGCCGGCCACGGCGAGCGGACCATGAAGGCGATCATGCAGGGCGCCCATCTCCGCTGA
- a CDS encoding acyl-CoA dehydrogenase family protein codes for MTVQPTEPPPALGPYLTDQHEALWKEADTFAAEYIGPRIARVEAHPDRLDRTLAKLMAARRWFAVAVPASFGGLGGGHLDKLILNHRISRELAAAGAILQASQIPTTAVTMWGTAEQRAWWLPQVADGSVLLSIASTEPEAGGHIGGIETVAERDGDGWVITGSKAHVGNSHLAGAHLVIARTAESGVPTSAALTAFLVESGSKGLTLDRHRRGLGLHGFSFGQVGLDRVRVPDTARVGEVGQGSSVAQSASILCGRSNISAVSLGIHEALVEVTSHNLAHRSRYGRPLSDQPVVRGRLGEMQGRLLAARTLAYAAAFLLDQGRSCDAELINGKYQGHAAMMRTAQDAMELHGATGLTDPVLTRLWRDAPHTYAPAGTGEVQRLRLGDAALGEDDRSWSEHLAALNAWAPADPAPA; via the coding sequence ATGACGGTCCAACCCACCGAACCGCCACCCGCGCTCGGCCCGTACCTCACCGACCAGCACGAGGCACTGTGGAAGGAGGCTGACACCTTCGCCGCCGAGTACATCGGCCCGCGTATCGCCCGCGTAGAAGCGCACCCGGACCGGCTCGATCGCACGCTCGCCAAGCTCATGGCCGCCCGGCGCTGGTTCGCCGTCGCCGTCCCGGCCTCGTTCGGTGGCCTGGGCGGTGGGCACCTGGACAAGCTGATCCTGAATCACCGGATCTCCCGGGAATTGGCGGCGGCCGGGGCCATCCTGCAGGCCAGCCAGATCCCGACCACCGCGGTCACCATGTGGGGCACGGCCGAGCAGAGGGCCTGGTGGCTGCCGCAGGTCGCGGACGGTTCGGTGCTGCTCTCCATCGCCTCCACCGAGCCGGAGGCTGGCGGGCACATCGGCGGGATCGAGACCGTCGCCGAGCGCGACGGCGACGGCTGGGTGATCACCGGCAGCAAAGCCCACGTCGGCAACAGCCACCTCGCGGGCGCGCACCTCGTCATCGCCCGCACCGCCGAAAGCGGGGTCCCGACGAGCGCCGCACTCACCGCGTTCCTCGTCGAGTCCGGCAGCAAGGGACTCACCCTCGACCGCCATCGTCGTGGTCTCGGTCTGCACGGCTTCTCCTTCGGCCAGGTCGGCCTCGACCGCGTCCGCGTCCCCGATACCGCGCGCGTCGGGGAAGTCGGCCAGGGCTCGTCCGTGGCCCAGTCCGCCAGCATCCTGTGCGGCCGCTCGAACATCAGCGCCGTCAGCCTCGGCATCCACGAAGCCCTCGTGGAGGTGACCAGCCACAATCTCGCCCACCGTTCCCGCTACGGCCGTCCCCTCTCCGACCAGCCGGTGGTCCGGGGGCGTCTGGGCGAGATGCAAGGACGCCTCCTCGCGGCTCGCACGCTCGCCTATGCGGCCGCGTTCCTGCTGGACCAGGGCCGCAGTTGCGACGCGGAGCTGATCAACGGCAAGTATCAGGGGCACGCCGCGATGATGCGGACCGCGCAGGACGCGATGGAGCTGCACGGTGCGACCGGGCTCACCGACCCTGTCCTGACCCGCCTGTGGCGGGACGCCCCCCACACCTACGCGCCGGCCGGGACGGGCGAGGTCCAGCGCCTCCGCCTGGGCGACGCGGCCCTTGGCGAGGACGACCGCAGTTGGTCCGAACACCTCGCCGCGCTGAACGCCTGGGCGCCCGCGGACCCAGCCCCCGCATAG
- a CDS encoding helix-turn-helix domain-containing protein, whose protein sequence is MTTTKPAQLTPREQRIAPFLARGLRDTEIAPQIGIAPSTVRWHRTQIRRKLGCPTHSYNAILVHHLLAGGHAETPIIGTPAPALNKRELRLIRAVTRWSRHLAIARGARIPPGDYNVALGTLLAKTGAADITELVIRAHSWDLLGGASR, encoded by the coding sequence ATGACCACCACGAAGCCGGCACAGCTCACCCCGCGCGAGCAACGGATAGCTCCGTTCCTCGCGCGCGGCCTGCGCGACACGGAGATAGCCCCTCAGATCGGAATCGCGCCAAGCACGGTCCGGTGGCACCGGACTCAGATCCGCAGGAAACTCGGCTGCCCGACCCACTCCTACAACGCCATCCTGGTGCACCATCTGCTCGCCGGCGGGCACGCCGAGACACCCATCATTGGCACGCCCGCCCCAGCGCTGAACAAGCGGGAGTTGCGGCTGATCCGCGCGGTCACACGATGGAGCAGGCACCTGGCCATCGCGCGGGGAGCCCGGATTCCCCCGGGCGACTACAACGTCGCGCTCGGGACGCTGCTTGCCAAAACCGGTGCGGCCGACATCACCGAGCTCGTCATCCGCGCCCACTCCTGGGACCTGCTCGGGGGTGCGAGCCGATGA
- a CDS encoding DUF6624 domain-containing protein has translation MHPPLQPFLARELLARANQAADRWTRHVRDDLDGILLGQGRHQDYASGKILSRVVGEYGWPGHRLVGPDAARAAWQLAMHADDQPGFQHVAALLLRRAVDAGDAPAHQWAFLHDRALLNNGEQQEFGTQCHLGLDGPQAYPVRDPVRLDDRRAAVCLPPAVAALAELREQLVVSPHEVTETIILTALADAA, from the coding sequence ATGCATCCGCCGCTCCAGCCGTTCCTCGCGCGCGAGTTACTCGCCCGCGCAAATCAGGCCGCAGACCGCTGGACCCGCCACGTCCGCGACGACCTTGACGGGATCCTCCTCGGCCAGGGCCGCCACCAGGACTACGCCTCGGGCAAGATCCTCAGCCGCGTCGTTGGCGAGTATGGCTGGCCCGGTCATCGCCTCGTCGGCCCCGACGCCGCGCGCGCCGCATGGCAGCTCGCCATGCACGCCGACGACCAACCCGGCTTCCAGCACGTCGCCGCCCTCCTGCTACGACGAGCAGTCGACGCGGGCGACGCCCCGGCGCACCAGTGGGCCTTTCTCCACGACCGGGCGCTGTTGAACAACGGTGAGCAGCAAGAGTTCGGGACACAGTGCCACCTCGGCCTGGACGGGCCGCAGGCATACCCGGTGCGTGACCCGGTCCGTCTCGATGACCGCCGAGCCGCGGTCTGCCTGCCGCCTGCGGTCGCCGCGCTCGCTGAGCTGCGCGAGCAGCTGGTCGTGTCTCCGCACGAGGTCACAGAGACGATCATCCTGACCGCTCTGGCGGATGCCGCATGA
- a CDS encoding Scr1 family TA system antitoxin-like transcriptional regulator — protein sequence MAGSDAVARYAAVARTATESVHYTNARIPPAFRTPLYRGVVTASAPTPDEPEGRRWVIPPWLAHVPIPPGQRLTLILDDTVLRRSIGGPKVMAEQLRHLMHLMDHPRATSPVTIRIAQRGYRTPANSEVAEYTVHGHRMIAGCRFLPRYEARSEDARSVQERLRDTVQRAQDHDVSYRLIKQAAERWEAAS from the coding sequence GTGGCCGGCAGCGACGCGGTCGCACGATACGCAGCCGTCGCCCGGACCGCGACCGAGAGCGTGCACTACACAAATGCCCGCATCCCGCCCGCCTTCCGTACGCCCCTCTACCGCGGCGTCGTCACAGCCTCCGCCCCGACGCCGGACGAGCCCGAAGGAAGGAGATGGGTCATACCTCCGTGGCTCGCCCACGTCCCCATCCCGCCCGGTCAGCGCCTGACGCTGATCCTCGACGACACCGTGTTACGCCGCTCAATCGGGGGCCCGAAGGTGATGGCCGAGCAGCTGAGGCATCTCATGCACCTCATGGACCACCCCCGGGCGACGAGCCCGGTGACCATCCGCATCGCCCAACGCGGGTACAGGACGCCCGCGAACAGCGAGGTAGCCGAGTACACCGTCCACGGGCACCGGATGATCGCCGGCTGCCGCTTCCTCCCCCGGTACGAGGCGCGCTCCGAAGACGCCCGCAGCGTGCAAGAACGCCTCCGCGACACCGTCCAGCGAGCCCAGGACCACGACGTGTCGTACCGGCTGATCAAGCAGGCCGCCGAGCGGTGGGAGGCAGCCTCATGA
- a CDS encoding DUF6082 family protein, producing the protein MKPSSGLVLAALGVGAHLLQRERHQRQHHEALLARIQLDWLTSLITHPELAEQWKPEGLSAAEYVELLNANRMLCAISLRHRLGFAGADALRFFADEFMSREPGRRYWHRFGALREREAQSSHDPYGLRFNRAMNVAYAAHTETAHQDA; encoded by the coding sequence ATGAAACCGTCTTCTGGCCTCGTACTCGCCGCCCTCGGCGTCGGTGCCCACCTCCTCCAACGCGAGCGCCACCAACGCCAGCACCACGAGGCCCTGCTGGCACGCATCCAGCTCGACTGGCTCACCAGCCTGATCACCCATCCCGAGCTGGCCGAACAGTGGAAGCCCGAGGGCCTGAGCGCCGCGGAGTACGTGGAGCTCCTGAACGCCAACAGGATGCTGTGCGCCATCTCGCTCAGGCACCGGCTGGGCTTCGCCGGCGCCGACGCGCTGCGCTTCTTCGCCGACGAGTTCATGAGCCGGGAACCCGGCCGACGGTACTGGCACCGCTTCGGCGCCCTCCGGGAGAGGGAGGCTCAGAGCAGCCACGACCCGTACGGTCTCCGCTTCAACCGCGCGATGAACGTGGCGTACGCGGCACACACGGAAACGGCCCACCAGGACGCGTAA
- a CDS encoding nucleoside phosphorylase → MTRHRPALRTALPGKHRLPSAIDPAEHAFYVRTRHTGATLTHLAGAVLVHQNSLLRHALAAHPDAQLLTGWSSADLHLLRHRDHDVALCSGIGAGAPATALVIEQLTALGVPAIVSIGTAASLIPTLGPGDIVLCEKALRGEGTSGHYLRPSLFAHPEPQLTTALSSELSAIGATWSTGPSWTTDALYRESTTEAVLYAGHGILTVEMEAAGAFAVGQRRHLPVAAAFAIADCLVNRAPRTDSPHTGNALRQLLTAALNALTAHGPPPDNAPIGTGMDDHDREQAKPRG, encoded by the coding sequence GTGACGCGCCACCGCCCGGCGCTGCGCACCGCCCTGCCCGGCAAGCACCGCCTGCCCTCGGCGATCGACCCGGCCGAGCACGCCTTCTACGTCCGCACCCGTCATACTGGCGCCACCCTCACCCACCTCGCCGGCGCCGTCCTCGTCCACCAGAACAGCCTGCTGCGGCACGCCTTGGCCGCCCACCCCGACGCCCAGCTTCTTACCGGGTGGTCGAGCGCCGACCTTCATCTGCTGCGCCACCGCGATCACGACGTGGCCCTGTGCTCGGGCATCGGCGCCGGAGCACCGGCCACCGCGCTCGTCATCGAGCAGCTCACCGCGCTAGGCGTCCCCGCGATCGTCTCCATCGGCACCGCCGCCTCCCTCATCCCCACCCTCGGGCCGGGCGACATCGTGCTGTGCGAGAAGGCGCTCCGCGGGGAAGGAACTTCCGGTCACTACCTGCGGCCGAGCCTCTTTGCCCACCCCGAACCGCAACTCACCACCGCGCTCAGCAGCGAGCTGAGCGCCATCGGCGCGACGTGGAGCACGGGACCGTCCTGGACGACTGACGCTCTCTACCGCGAAAGCACCACCGAAGCCGTCCTGTACGCCGGGCACGGCATCCTCACCGTGGAGATGGAAGCGGCCGGGGCGTTCGCCGTCGGCCAGCGCCGTCACCTGCCGGTCGCCGCCGCGTTCGCGATCGCAGACTGCCTGGTCAACCGAGCACCCCGCACCGACTCCCCCCACACCGGCAACGCCTTACGGCAACTTCTGACAGCGGCCCTCAACGCCCTCACCGCGCACGGCCCGCCCCCGGACAACGCTCCGATCGGTACGGGGATGGACGACCACGACAGGGAGCAGGCGAAGCCCCGTGGCTGA
- a CDS encoding radical SAM protein, whose protein sequence is MTAIARETDRIRRREIHLHGPYTRPRRPDDLRVVFLSPYQHAYSLLATGPMALYDLVNRNPDIPAIAERALAYECLVADANRLRTPDGEPYRSIENPTPVADADIVGVSVTNAGDLHSVLRLLDVAGIPRRSADRAVGRHPLVVGGSGGLANPEPMADFLDIVALGEAERSFLDLIRLVHQHRDGARAALLEQAARIPGLYVPSLYEHASLPGGGTSAIHARTPAAPDTVRPQYLTPRDLGPAHFTSPISDGTCALIIANLGCKHSCHMCTLGTPPFRNAPIEQLTDYVDTLEQHGIRKIIISSPTFTQYRHRDALLDRIAAYADRAPEPVSVIIGSVRADEVTAGYLDTVAHLDPGHLFTELSLDAPRGVITIAPEFAADNLVSLFGKTMDEAKVGRALDLCRATTHFGTVMLYFMVGAPGETQAERLAIADYALRVFERLGRPDGAVIVKLQQFMPQPGTVSQRLPMADPDLVNGWVTAIRDRLTYLAGPTHDRFRVLWGEHSRLLLEAVCGRGDRRVGHALEHLHDAGTDFTHLTKAQLDHALALHGLTFDQHLRTMDTALLPWHVINTVNPEQERTLAAALHARTAIPA, encoded by the coding sequence GTGACCGCAATCGCCAGAGAGACCGACCGCATCCGCCGCCGCGAAATTCACCTCCACGGCCCTTACACCCGCCCTCGCCGCCCCGACGACCTTCGCGTGGTGTTCCTCTCCCCCTACCAGCACGCCTACAGCCTGCTCGCCACCGGACCCATGGCCTTATACGACCTCGTCAACCGGAACCCCGACATCCCGGCCATCGCGGAACGAGCCCTCGCCTACGAGTGCCTCGTCGCCGACGCCAACCGGCTGCGCACCCCTGACGGCGAGCCGTACCGCTCGATCGAGAACCCCACCCCCGTCGCCGACGCCGACATCGTCGGCGTGAGCGTCACCAACGCCGGCGACCTGCACTCCGTGCTGCGCCTGCTGGACGTCGCTGGCATTCCGCGGCGTAGTGCCGACCGCGCCGTGGGCCGCCATCCCCTGGTCGTCGGCGGCAGCGGGGGCTTGGCAAACCCCGAACCCATGGCCGACTTCCTGGACATCGTGGCCCTCGGCGAGGCCGAGCGCTCCTTCCTCGACCTGATCCGTCTGGTCCACCAGCATCGAGACGGCGCCCGTGCCGCGCTCCTGGAACAGGCCGCCCGCATCCCCGGCCTGTATGTCCCATCTCTCTACGAGCACGCCTCACTGCCCGGCGGCGGCACCTCCGCGATCCACGCGCGCACCCCTGCCGCCCCCGACACCGTTCGCCCGCAGTACCTCACCCCCCGCGACCTCGGACCCGCGCACTTCACCTCGCCGATCAGCGACGGAACCTGCGCGCTGATCATCGCCAACCTCGGATGCAAGCACTCCTGCCACATGTGCACCCTCGGCACCCCGCCCTTCCGCAACGCCCCGATCGAACAGCTCACCGACTACGTCGACACCCTGGAGCAGCACGGCATACGGAAGATCATCATCAGCTCCCCGACCTTCACCCAGTACCGGCATCGCGACGCGCTCCTTGACCGCATCGCCGCCTACGCCGACCGCGCCCCCGAGCCCGTGAGCGTGATCATCGGATCGGTCCGCGCCGACGAGGTCACCGCCGGATACCTCGACACGGTCGCCCACTTGGACCCCGGCCACCTGTTCACCGAACTCAGCCTCGACGCCCCCCGCGGCGTGATCACCATCGCCCCCGAGTTCGCCGCCGACAACCTCGTCTCCCTCTTCGGTAAGACGATGGACGAGGCCAAGGTCGGGCGCGCCCTGGACCTGTGCCGCGCCACCACGCACTTCGGCACCGTCATGCTGTATTTCATGGTCGGCGCCCCCGGCGAGACACAAGCGGAGCGCCTGGCCATCGCCGACTACGCCCTGCGCGTCTTCGAGCGCCTGGGCCGCCCGGACGGCGCGGTCATCGTCAAACTGCAGCAGTTCATGCCCCAGCCCGGCACCGTCAGCCAGCGTCTGCCCATGGCGGACCCCGACCTCGTGAACGGGTGGGTCACCGCAATCCGCGACCGCCTCACCTACCTGGCCGGCCCCACCCACGACCGCTTCCGAGTTCTGTGGGGCGAGCACTCCCGGCTGCTGCTCGAAGCCGTGTGCGGCCGCGGCGACCGCCGCGTCGGTCACGCCCTCGAACACCTCCACGACGCCGGCACCGACTTCACCCACCTCACCAAGGCACAACTCGACCATGCCTTGGCCCTCCACGGCCTCACCTTCGACCAGCACCTGCGCACCATGGACACCGCGCTCCTGCCCTGGCACGTCATCAACACCGTCAACCCCGAGCAAGAGCGCACGCTCGCCGCCGCCCTACACGCACGCACGGCGATCCCCGCGTGA
- a CDS encoding metallophosphoesterase yields the protein MTARPLTGITATTDVHSSLQRAPALLAHLHRARQRHLVVDAGDWFEGTGYHQLGGGAVERKILTRLYDVVVPGNHGFVNYLRDQDLHRVAVCANITRADGSPAFHTLYRTLIGGRRAAVTGIMGPEAFDAIRVSQRPGLRLVDPVHALKRLAAATADVDTWVLLSHAGFDHDLALADVVPHLDLVFSGHCHSGARGPTTAGKALVLKGCEHARGYAQAELHPDRRWSGGHHALPERSSVPTELADITASIDRLSARLTEPLGAISSSWARTTPDRHALLTAVARRLHHQHDLPVVLSDSGLRPARLGTTLTAADLFALEPFANQLMIADAPADWTAWLRHHTAAHLAGPIATWPETLPATARRVLTSDYIAETFLPGEPQPTGLMVADTLRAVLAPSPLTDSR from the coding sequence ATGACAGCCCGGCCGCTGACCGGTATCACCGCCACCACCGACGTCCACTCCAGCCTTCAGCGCGCCCCCGCGCTGCTCGCCCACCTCCACCGGGCCCGTCAGCGGCACCTGGTCGTCGACGCCGGCGACTGGTTCGAGGGCACCGGCTACCACCAGCTCGGCGGCGGCGCCGTCGAACGAAAGATCCTCACCCGCCTCTACGACGTCGTGGTGCCCGGCAACCATGGCTTCGTCAACTACCTGCGCGACCAGGACCTGCACCGCGTCGCCGTGTGCGCCAACATCACGCGCGCCGACGGCAGCCCCGCGTTCCACACCCTCTACCGAACCCTCATCGGCGGCCGGCGCGCCGCCGTCACCGGCATCATGGGCCCCGAGGCGTTCGACGCGATCCGTGTCTCCCAGCGCCCCGGCCTCCGCCTGGTCGATCCAGTACACGCCCTCAAACGCCTGGCCGCCGCCACTGCCGACGTCGACACGTGGGTGCTGCTCAGCCACGCCGGCTTTGACCACGACCTCGCCCTCGCCGACGTTGTGCCCCACCTCGACCTGGTCTTCTCCGGCCACTGCCACAGCGGCGCCCGAGGCCCCACCACCGCTGGGAAGGCCCTGGTCCTCAAGGGCTGCGAGCACGCCCGCGGCTACGCCCAGGCCGAACTCCACCCCGACAGGCGCTGGAGCGGCGGCCACCACGCTCTGCCCGAACGCAGCAGCGTCCCGACCGAGTTGGCCGACATTACGGCCTCGATCGACCGCCTGTCGGCGCGCCTCACCGAACCCCTCGGCGCCATCTCCTCCTCCTGGGCCCGTACCACCCCCGACCGCCACGCCCTCCTGACCGCTGTCGCCCGCCGCCTACATCACCAACACGACCTGCCAGTCGTCCTCTCCGACAGCGGACTGCGCCCAGCCCGACTCGGCACCACGCTCACTGCCGCCGACCTGTTCGCCCTGGAACCCTTCGCCAACCAGCTGATGATCGCCGACGCCCCCGCCGACTGGACCGCCTGGCTCCGGCATCACACCGCCGCGCATCTGGCCGGCCCGATCGCCACATGGCCCGAGACACTCCCCGCCACAGCGCGCCGCGTCCTCACCAGCGACTACATCGCCGAGACCTTCCTGCCCGGGGAGCCGCAGCCGACCGGACTCATGGTCGCCGACACGCTGCGCGCCGTCCTCGCCCCTTCGCCCCTCACCGACTCCCGCTGA
- a CDS encoding DegT/DnrJ/EryC1/StrS family aminotransferase — MTTARADVSETALRWPEQPALGGWYTQDEIDAVMQTLTDSADWRTGFRAKAQEMTFEDAFAAHAAVPFAIAYNGAGTAMDQVLACLDLRPGDEVISGALNFVGPHLSVLRAGARLLLAEPSPGGFNPDPEHVARLLTGRTRAILVTHMNGQVADLQPLLDLAERHPHPEYGPARIVVDAARAVGAETDLGPVGRAGWASVFSFQSKKGMTTLGEGGMITTRDEALAVRLRRLRSFGKGRLLGSNFKMTKLQAAVGLVQLRRLRDMNDRRIHLAEQRTEHLRDLRIPGLVLPPSIGRAHTHYLYNVLLPEDWGAAGRDEVRRLLAGRHGVGSLTGERPTPHGHELIARATAGQHLPAAKRTADRALHPCLHPLMSDAENREIAEAIGDAVRTAAATRT, encoded by the coding sequence GTGACCACTGCCCGCGCCGACGTCTCGGAGACGGCACTGCGCTGGCCGGAACAGCCCGCCCTCGGCGGCTGGTACACCCAGGACGAGATCGACGCGGTCATGCAGACCCTGACCGATTCCGCCGACTGGCGCACCGGTTTCCGGGCCAAGGCGCAGGAGATGACGTTCGAGGACGCCTTCGCCGCGCACGCCGCGGTCCCGTTCGCCATCGCCTACAACGGCGCTGGCACCGCGATGGACCAGGTCCTCGCCTGCCTCGACCTGCGACCGGGCGACGAGGTGATTTCCGGCGCGCTTAACTTCGTTGGCCCGCATCTGTCCGTCCTGCGCGCCGGCGCCCGCCTCCTCCTCGCTGAACCGTCGCCCGGCGGGTTCAATCCCGACCCCGAGCACGTCGCCCGCCTCCTGACTGGCAGAACCCGGGCCATCCTCGTCACCCACATGAACGGCCAAGTCGCGGACCTGCAGCCGCTGCTCGACCTGGCCGAGCGCCACCCTCACCCTGAGTACGGCCCCGCCCGGATCGTCGTGGATGCGGCCCGCGCGGTGGGCGCGGAGACCGACCTCGGGCCGGTCGGCCGCGCCGGCTGGGCAAGCGTCTTCTCCTTCCAGAGTAAGAAGGGGATGACGACCCTGGGCGAGGGCGGCATGATCACAACGCGTGATGAGGCCCTGGCCGTGCGGCTGCGCCGCCTGCGCAGCTTCGGCAAGGGCCGCTTGCTGGGCAGCAACTTCAAGATGACCAAACTCCAGGCCGCCGTCGGACTGGTCCAGCTTCGCCGTCTGCGGGACATGAACGACCGCCGGATCCACCTGGCTGAGCAGCGCACCGAGCATCTGCGCGACCTCCGTATCCCGGGGCTGGTGCTGCCGCCGAGTATCGGCCGTGCCCACACCCACTACCTCTACAACGTGCTGCTCCCCGAGGACTGGGGCGCGGCAGGGCGTGACGAGGTGCGCCGCCTGCTCGCCGGGCGGCACGGCGTCGGCAGTCTGACGGGCGAGCGGCCCACCCCGCACGGGCACGAGCTGATCGCCCGCGCGACCGCCGGGCAGCACCTGCCGGCTGCCAAGCGGACCGCCGACCGAGCGCTGCACCCCTGCCTGCACCCGCTGATGAGCGACGCGGAGAACCGCGAGATCGCCGAGGCGATCGGCGATGCCGTCCGCACGGCGGCCGCCACCCGCACCTGA
- a CDS encoding sugar phosphate isomerase/epimerase family protein, which yields MELSITRSTLNKRSPYAEAVRSAHAAGFRHVELSADKWRTALAQDPALINLLDADGFGPWHAGWNLRLGWNTARWAQAVTGTPAAMDFTAGLGARSGTLVLPHVDDTGAPIPGPAEVEDRIGAVADLAAERGLNVCVEYMGLRPSDPPENGVRTLSGTLGVLARVGRSNVGPLIDSYHWHLSGSPGLEQIPPEMPLWVHFNDAPAGIEAERLRDEHRVLPGEGVIDLPRLLAELVAWGWTGPVSVEVKHPDLHAMPTLDAARVAYRAAHHVLDRAGHAPAGGRP from the coding sequence ATGGAGCTGTCCATCACCCGCTCGACCTTGAACAAGCGCAGCCCGTACGCCGAAGCAGTGCGCTCGGCCCACGCGGCCGGCTTCCGACACGTCGAACTATCCGCCGACAAGTGGCGTACCGCCCTCGCCCAGGACCCCGCCCTGATCAACCTGCTCGACGCCGATGGGTTCGGACCTTGGCACGCCGGGTGGAACCTGCGCCTGGGCTGGAACACCGCCCGCTGGGCGCAGGCCGTCACCGGCACCCCGGCCGCGATGGACTTCACCGCCGGCCTCGGGGCTCGCAGCGGCACGCTCGTCCTGCCGCACGTCGACGACACCGGCGCTCCGATCCCTGGTCCGGCCGAGGTCGAGGACCGCATCGGAGCCGTGGCCGATCTCGCCGCCGAGCGCGGCCTGAACGTCTGCGTCGAGTACATGGGGCTGCGCCCCAGCGATCCGCCGGAGAACGGCGTGCGGACCCTGTCCGGCACGCTCGGTGTGCTCGCCCGGGTGGGCCGATCGAACGTCGGTCCTCTGATCGACTCCTACCACTGGCACCTGTCCGGTTCCCCCGGCCTTGAGCAGATCCCACCGGAGATGCCGCTGTGGGTGCACTTCAACGACGCCCCGGCCGGCATCGAGGCGGAGCGGCTGCGCGATGAGCACCGGGTACTGCCCGGCGAGGGCGTCATCGACCTGCCCCGGCTCCTGGCCGAGCTGGTTGCCTGGGGCTGGACGGGACCGGTGAGCGTGGAGGTCAAGCACCCCGACCTGCACGCCATGCCCACGCTGGACGCCGCCCGCGTCGCCTACCGTGCCGCACACCATGTTCTTGACCGCGCAGGCCATGCCCCCGCTGGGGGCCGGCCGTGA
- a CDS encoding RpiB/LacA/LacB family sugar-phosphate isomerase, which translates to MTVRNAATVAVPLPGRLRIVVASDAAGALHRRQLAADLALHPLVATLIDLTPSTPPPYPDAAFAAARLIAEGHADRALLVCHTGMGMAVAANKVRGVRAVTAHDPYSVEHAVRYTNAQVLCLGQKIVPLESARELLAVWLAHRFDPACSAAVKVAAITDFEHARDHRPA; encoded by the coding sequence ATGACCGTCCGGAACGCGGCGACCGTGGCGGTACCGCTGCCGGGGCGGCTGCGGATCGTGGTGGCCTCGGACGCGGCCGGCGCGCTCCACCGGCGTCAACTGGCCGCCGACCTTGCTCTCCATCCGCTCGTCGCAACCCTCATCGACCTGACGCCCAGCACCCCGCCGCCCTATCCGGACGCGGCCTTCGCCGCCGCCCGGCTGATTGCCGAGGGGCACGCGGACCGGGCCTTGCTGGTCTGCCACACAGGCATGGGCATGGCGGTCGCAGCGAACAAAGTGCGCGGCGTTCGCGCCGTCACCGCTCATGACCCTTACAGCGTCGAGCATGCCGTCCGCTACACGAACGCCCAGGTGCTGTGCCTGGGGCAGAAGATCGTCCCGCTGGAGTCAGCCCGCGAGCTGCTGGCCGTCTGGCTCGCCCACCGCTTCGATCCCGCTTGCTCCGCCGCGGTGAAGGTTGCTGCCATCACCGACTTCGAGCATGCCCGGGATCACCGGCCGGCCTGA